The proteins below come from a single Antennarius striatus isolate MH-2024 chromosome 18, ASM4005453v1, whole genome shotgun sequence genomic window:
- the clul1 gene encoding clusterin-like protein 1: protein MKLLFGWAVLVLTVGVICSDPEDQPMSNSEDMLKQLSMNGEKLVNEEVTRALYGVKQMKEMMLSNERKHENLMKSLKYSSNKKKGAAQLTQEVTEKLQEAEEQCRDSLHSEWEACRPCLEDACKSFYTSTCRRGFATFHAKVQNLFHKVSRRFGPQVPRVDPADILVNQDPVDAEDEFLRIENSFNRLRSKVGSLVDCSVALIFRMRTKLNKVLQRAFLNDTNIPTEEATTDPYSPSRDSGFLQGIGLEEALESFFDFGKSVVDEFGAVVTQMFDGVHEKVVAETKKARDAFPSFMQNRKLCRDLRKQPSECWKLQDQCEACQGALLTECPSVRELHEELDAVSQLVNDSKEQYEEILSIVQRHIEETTNWLFNMAAEFSWVAKTLNNSSNPENIFRVTMVAPKSPEDQNASVTETKVEVNILQSPPFILSVPGELDMQDPTFIQYVTHEALNKYKEMVRLVEE from the exons ATGAAACTCCTGTTTGGTTGGGCTGTCCTGGTGCTCACGGTAGGAGTCATTTGCTCTGATCCAGAGGACCAACCCATGAGCAACTCAGAGGACATGTTAAAAC AGTTGTCCATGAATGGCGAGAAACTTGTGAATGAAGAGGTAACGAGAGCTCTGTATGGGGTGAAACAGATGAAGGAGATGATGTTGAGTAATGAGCGGAAGCATGAAAACCTCATGAAGTCCCTTAAGTACAGCAGTAACAAGAAGAAG GGAGCAGCCCAGCTGACTCAGGAGGTAActgaaaagttgcaggaggcagaggagcagtGTAGAGACTCCCTGCACTCTGAGTGGGAGGCCTGCAGACCCTGTCTGGAGGACGCATGTAAAAGCTTTTACACCTCCACCTGCCGTAGGGGATTTGCCACTTTCCATGCCAAG GTGCAGAACTTATTCCATAAGGTGTCCAGGCGTTTTGGGCCCCAAGTGCCTCGCGTTGATCCAGCTGACATCCTCGTAAATCAAGACCCTGTGGATGCAGAAGATGAGTTTTTACGCATCGAGAACTCCTTCAACCGCCTGAGAAGCAAAGTGGGCTCTCTGGTAGACTGCAGCGTTGCCCTGATCTTCCGGATGCGCACTAAGCTTAACAAAGTCCTCCAGAGGGCCTTCTTGAATGACACCAACATCCCGACAGAGGAGGCCACCACTGATCCCTACAGCCCCAGTCGAGACTCAGGCTTCCTGCAGGGCATTGGGTTGGAGGAGGCGCTGGAGTCCTTCTTTGATTTTGGCAAGAGCGTGGTCGATGAATTTGGTGCTGTGGTGACCCAGATGTTTGATGGGGTCCATGAGAAAGTGGTGGCAGAGACAAAGAAAG CAAGGGACGCTTTCCCCAGTTTCATGCAGAACAGGAAGTTGTGCCGAGACCTTCGCAAACAGCCCTCAGAGTGCTGGAAGCTCCAGGACCAGTGTGAGGCCTGCCAGGGTGCCCTGCTCACAG aATGTCCAAGTGTTAGAGAGCTGCATGAGGAGCTGGATGCAGTCTCCCAATTGGTGAACGATTCCAAAGAGCAGTACGAGGAGATCTTGTCTATTGTCCAACGTCACATTGAAGAAACAACCAACTGGCTTTTCAACATGGCAGCTGAGTTCAGCTGGGTGGCTAAAACTTTGAACAACAGCAGCAATCCTGAGAACATCTTCCGGGTCACCATG GTGGCGCCAAAGAGCCCCGAAGACCAGAATGCTTCTGTGACTGAGACCAAGGTGGAGGTGAACATCCTGCAGTCTCCACCATTTATCCTCTCTGTTCCTGGGGAGTTGGACATGCAGGACCCAACCTTTATCCAGTATGTGACCCATGAGGCTCTTAACAAGTACAAGGAAATGGTCAG GTTGGTTGAGGAGTAA